From uncultured Fibrobacter sp., the proteins below share one genomic window:
- a CDS encoding FISUMP domain-containing protein, producing the protein MNRIFLLSALTALFVACSEDSVSGNDDSSGEKLESSSSVEESLSSLVKSSSSAKKAQSSSSEKSSKSSSSENSKSSSSSKTNSSSSGKTVASSSSQNVQSSSSAGLPSSSSVPQSSSSVFVCSQKWPCSILTEECDASKIGNTTFYPDGNKKFYYVCDSTGWVEATYVEYDVSGRKCKVDGDTLWGHVDNYLHTDSLNPYRDLYVCRNGELYKDNSKRYFSKECNAARENEELKKKYVTYVCKGGYWNRKSQHTGTMTDSRDGREYRTVGIGDHLWMQEDLQYKENTLYSWYTATGNGSNNGEISAMIRGVCPEGWHLPTYWDRQELSAYGGYDECLVGKTGWSADSIRYFKGTDCLNMEFLPRDISKLKSKDEGHVTGMWYAEASSSYAYALIIENAIYSDGASVSFSTYASRSKSDKLVVRCVMEEPGDRSYKSTSEAPYYEKSR; encoded by the coding sequence ATGAACAGAATATTTTTATTAAGCGCGTTGACCGCCTTGTTTGTGGCGTGCTCTGAAGATTCTGTCTCGGGCAATGACGATAGCTCTGGCGAAAAGCTCGAAAGCTCCAGCAGCGTAGAGGAATCGTTGAGTTCGCTCGTTAAGTCAAGCTCTTCTGCAAAGAAGGCTCAGTCCAGTTCCTCGGAAAAGTCCTCTAAATCGAGTTCTTCAGAAAATTCGAAGAGCTCCAGTTCCTCAAAAACAAATTCCAGCTCTTCTGGCAAAACGGTTGCTTCGAGTTCTTCTCAAAATGTCCAGTCCAGTTCTTCCGCAGGATTGCCGAGTTCCAGTTCGGTACCACAGTCCAGTTCGTCCGTGTTTGTGTGCAGCCAAAAATGGCCCTGCAGTATTCTGACTGAAGAATGCGACGCCTCTAAAATCGGCAATACGACATTCTATCCGGATGGAAATAAAAAATTTTATTATGTGTGTGACTCGACGGGGTGGGTTGAAGCCACTTATGTAGAATATGACGTTTCCGGAAGAAAGTGCAAGGTTGATGGAGACACGCTTTGGGGCCATGTGGACAACTATCTCCATACAGATTCGTTAAATCCGTATAGGGATTTGTATGTTTGCAGAAATGGGGAACTCTACAAAGATAATAGCAAGAGGTATTTTTCCAAGGAATGCAATGCCGCCAGAGAAAATGAGGAGCTGAAGAAAAAATACGTCACTTATGTTTGTAAGGGCGGCTACTGGAATCGTAAAAGTCAACATACCGGTACAATGACCGATAGCCGTGACGGACGTGAATACAGAACTGTCGGTATCGGCGACCATTTATGGATGCAAGAAGATTTGCAATATAAAGAGAATACTCTTTATTCGTGGTATACGGCGACGGGTAATGGCAGTAATAATGGCGAAATAAGCGCCATGATTCGGGGCGTGTGTCCGGAAGGATGGCATTTGCCTACCTACTGGGATAGACAAGAACTCTCTGCATATGGCGGGTATGATGAATGCCTTGTCGGAAAAACGGGTTGGTCTGCTGATTCGATACGTTATTTTAAAGGCACGGATTGCTTGAATATGGAATTTTTGCCTAGAGACATCAGCAAACTCAAAAGTAAAGATGAAGGCCATGTGACGGGGATGTGGTATGCCGAGGCCAGTTCCAGTTATGCGTATGCCTTGATTATTGAAAATGCAATTTATAGCGATGGAGCATCGGTGTCGTTTAGCACATACGCCTCTCGCAGCAAGTCGGATAAGCTGGTTGTTCGGTGTGTTATGGAAGAACCCGGCGATCGAAGCTACAAATCTACGTCTGAAGCCCCGTACTACGAGAAATCGCGATAG